The following are encoded in a window of Hydrogenispora ethanolica genomic DNA:
- a CDS encoding response regulator, giving the protein MIKVMIVDDEILVRLGLRSTIAWAEHGFAVAGDASSGQQAIDKFAAADPDILITDIRMPGMDGIELIRALKSRKPGLKTVILTNYDNFEYAKEALKLGADEYLLKTALDNQTLLPVLQKLREAIEREQEQNLKIEELQQQARTGLFYLKKFLAERLITGRIAAAEWSGFLKDLNLQWEGNLFQAVLLKGKPGRAALRPLADQMNGLIGDIVERINAGLVWEAPASLEWGIIYSFRPDEAAGYSKQIIPFNIRQIQTCLRQYFQLATLAISGPVLDGYGQIGDAWKLLHQQADYRYFFPERDFFHHTDLPSDEPAYCHTSQLEKAFILAIRHGETEGIREALSVLFTQVEEQASALMLRRVAQELYGELSKLAWENGIALTALFDPGEEEHCFLERCNRIAEIRDWFLAKAGVLSRRLQEIRLGTYSPAIKQAVSFIEGNYAQDIDLLSLARRVGLSKNHLCTLFREETGQNFIEYLHRVRIAHACRLLETTDSLISEIGLKVGFGDPKYFAKVFQKLQNCPPSEYRARYQ; this is encoded by the coding sequence ATGATTAAGGTGATGATCGTCGATGATGAGATCTTGGTCCGGCTCGGCTTGCGGTCCACCATCGCCTGGGCGGAGCACGGCTTCGCGGTCGCCGGCGACGCCTCGAGCGGGCAGCAAGCCATCGATAAGTTCGCCGCGGCCGACCCCGATATCCTGATCACGGATATCCGGATGCCGGGGATGGACGGGATCGAGCTGATCCGGGCCTTGAAATCCCGTAAACCGGGGTTAAAGACTGTCATTCTGACCAATTACGACAATTTCGAATACGCCAAAGAGGCGCTGAAACTGGGGGCGGACGAGTATTTACTCAAAACCGCCCTGGACAATCAGACCTTGCTGCCGGTGTTACAAAAATTGCGGGAAGCGATCGAACGGGAGCAGGAACAAAACTTGAAGATCGAGGAGCTGCAGCAGCAAGCGCGGACCGGACTCTTTTACCTGAAAAAGTTCTTGGCGGAACGGCTGATCACCGGGCGGATCGCGGCGGCGGAATGGAGCGGTTTTCTGAAAGATCTCAATCTGCAATGGGAAGGCAACCTGTTTCAAGCGGTCTTGCTCAAAGGCAAGCCGGGCCGCGCCGCTCTCCGGCCGCTGGCCGACCAGATGAATGGCTTAATCGGCGATATCGTCGAGCGGATCAATGCCGGACTGGTTTGGGAAGCGCCAGCCAGCCTGGAATGGGGCATTATTTATAGTTTCCGGCCGGATGAAGCGGCCGGTTACAGCAAGCAGATTATCCCCTTCAATATCCGTCAGATCCAGACTTGTCTGCGCCAGTATTTTCAACTGGCGACGCTGGCCATCAGCGGGCCGGTGCTGGATGGCTACGGCCAGATCGGCGACGCCTGGAAGCTTCTGCATCAACAGGCCGATTACCGTTACTTCTTCCCGGAGCGGGACTTCTTCCATCATACCGACTTGCCCTCCGACGAACCGGCGTATTGCCATACCAGCCAACTGGAGAAAGCCTTCATTCTGGCCATCCGCCATGGCGAAACGGAAGGAATCCGGGAAGCATTGTCTGTTTTGTTCACTCAGGTTGAGGAGCAGGCTTCGGCCTTGATGCTGCGGCGAGTCGCACAGGAGCTGTATGGAGAACTCTCCAAGCTGGCTTGGGAAAATGGCATCGCGCTCACCGCGCTCTTTGATCCGGGGGAAGAGGAGCATTGTTTTTTGGAGCGTTGCAACCGGATCGCGGAGATTCGCGACTGGTTCCTGGCTAAAGCCGGAGTTTTAAGCCGGCGGCTCCAGGAGATCCGGCTCGGTACGTATTCCCCTGCCATCAAGCAGGCGGTTTCTTTTATTGAAGGCAACTACGCCCAGGATATCGATCTATTATCATTGGCCCGGCGGGTGGGCCTCAGCAAGAACCATCTCTGCACCTTGTTCCGGGAGGAAACGGGTCAGAACTTCATTGAGTACCTGCACCGGGTGCGCATCGCACACGCCTGCCGGCTGCTGGAGACGACCGACAGCCTGATCTCCGAGATCGGCCTCAAGGTCGGCTTCGGCGATCCCAAATACTTTGCCAAGGTGTTTCAGAAACTGCAGAACTGTCCGCCTTCCGAATACCGCGCGCGCTATCAATAG
- a CDS encoding ABC transporter substrate-binding protein: protein MRRFWLMALVLLVALSSMSVLAAPKVTLRYALWDSNQQPAMEASIKEFMKRNPNIDVKVELTEWTDYWTKITTGVASGTLPDVFWGHLAYFSGLITKGALADLTPMIKKDKIDLSIYYKSLVGNWNYKGKQYGIPKDWDTIAIFYNKNLLDKAHVPYPSEDWSWNPKDGGEFLQVLQKLTIDANGKNATEKGFDKNKVAQYGFGEVAGDNMQGGWLNFVWMNGGTGVLNKPYGDKFVLDQPKAVETLQFWGDLVSKYGVAPSTFATQTGSANAWELFTAQKIAMVPEGSWMLSAARANLKFNWDVALLPKGPAGRYSCFNGLAHNIYAKTKHLKEAWRLVKWMDGYESQQIVSKHGVVFPAISKLMPVYLEATKSKGPAHIQYFIDETAKTGLWPMHVNWNPLFDIIGRELNTAFSGSITAKEAIQNIKAQVQPLLKP from the coding sequence TTGAGAAGATTCTGGTTGATGGCATTGGTTCTCCTGGTGGCTTTGTCCAGTATGTCGGTTCTGGCAGCGCCGAAGGTCACCCTGCGGTACGCGCTGTGGGATTCCAATCAGCAACCGGCGATGGAAGCTTCGATCAAGGAATTCATGAAGCGGAATCCGAATATCGACGTTAAGGTGGAATTGACCGAGTGGACGGATTATTGGACCAAAATCACCACCGGCGTCGCCTCAGGCACGCTGCCCGATGTTTTCTGGGGACATTTGGCTTATTTTTCGGGACTGATCACCAAAGGCGCCCTGGCCGACTTGACCCCCATGATCAAAAAAGACAAAATCGATTTGAGCATCTATTACAAGTCGCTCGTGGGCAACTGGAATTATAAAGGCAAGCAGTACGGCATTCCGAAAGATTGGGATACCATCGCGATCTTCTACAACAAGAACCTGTTGGATAAGGCCCATGTGCCGTATCCCAGCGAGGATTGGTCCTGGAATCCCAAAGACGGCGGGGAGTTCCTGCAGGTCTTGCAGAAGCTGACCATCGATGCCAACGGCAAAAACGCCACGGAAAAAGGTTTTGACAAAAACAAAGTGGCCCAATACGGCTTTGGTGAAGTAGCCGGCGACAATATGCAGGGCGGCTGGCTGAATTTCGTCTGGATGAACGGCGGAACGGGCGTATTGAATAAGCCTTACGGCGACAAGTTCGTGCTGGATCAGCCGAAGGCCGTCGAGACGCTTCAATTCTGGGGTGACCTGGTCAGCAAGTATGGCGTCGCTCCGTCGACCTTCGCCACCCAGACCGGATCGGCCAATGCCTGGGAATTGTTCACCGCTCAAAAAATCGCGATGGTACCGGAAGGCTCCTGGATGTTATCCGCGGCCCGGGCCAATCTCAAATTTAACTGGGACGTGGCGTTGTTGCCCAAAGGCCCGGCGGGACGCTACAGTTGTTTCAACGGCTTGGCGCACAATATCTATGCCAAAACCAAACATCTGAAAGAAGCCTGGCGGCTGGTGAAATGGATGGACGGCTATGAATCGCAACAGATCGTCTCCAAACACGGCGTCGTCTTCCCGGCCATTTCCAAATTGATGCCGGTATATCTGGAAGCGACTAAATCCAAAGGACCGGCCCATATCCAATACTTTATCGACGAGACCGCCAAAACCGGACTCTGGCCGATGCATGTCAATTGGAATCCGCTCTTCGATATCATCGGACGGGAATTGAATACCGCTTTCTCCGGCTCCATCACAGCCAAAGAAGCCATTCAAAACATCAAGGCGCAAGTGCAGCCGTTACTCAAACCGTAA
- a CDS encoding ABC transporter substrate-binding protein, protein MHFIKVFFLIVLCSLILGCFGSNRPTPVGEQGETIHLLGAVGVHEALVALWEQRLAPYHIRVEKNFFYWDTYWAKARMAIINNTGEYDIILGTCAKLNHFVNSGKVIPLNDVAERAGLKMAALYRPLQESLPIRGKMYCLPYLVDTPIFIYRRDLYQKAGLIPPRTLKQLYLNGKKMTAEGRFGLAFPANPQENAAILWSYFLWSSGGEFFDRRWHPALSSRMAQNATQLYNQMLQECAPPAVATWQTEEAVNFFVSGRLAAMILWSGASAILGNNEKSRVAGKVGYAPLPAGDLGKAIPPMEAWGAIVPSRSKHILAAKKFCEVMVGRETLEAVASLGIAPTPVPEINQRYAEAAPHSSFAIATRLLTVAREQSALPESTQLNAIIGSALNGILTGADVKATLETLDRQVDSIMRVSKYYPKEP, encoded by the coding sequence ATGCACTTCATCAAAGTTTTTTTCCTAATCGTTCTATGCTCCCTGATCCTCGGCTGTTTCGGCTCGAATCGCCCGACCCCCGTCGGCGAACAGGGCGAAACCATTCATTTGCTGGGAGCGGTCGGGGTCCACGAGGCTCTGGTGGCCCTCTGGGAGCAGCGCTTGGCCCCGTATCACATCCGGGTCGAAAAAAACTTTTTTTATTGGGATACCTATTGGGCCAAGGCCCGCATGGCCATTATCAATAACACGGGCGAGTACGATATCATCCTGGGCACCTGCGCCAAACTGAACCATTTTGTGAATAGCGGCAAGGTGATTCCCCTAAACGACGTGGCGGAACGGGCCGGCCTGAAAATGGCAGCCCTTTACCGGCCGCTGCAAGAGAGCCTCCCGATCCGCGGCAAAATGTATTGCCTGCCTTACCTAGTGGATACCCCCATCTTTATTTACCGGCGGGACCTTTACCAAAAGGCGGGACTGATTCCGCCGCGCACGCTCAAGCAGCTATATCTGAACGGCAAAAAAATGACGGCGGAGGGCCGTTTCGGGCTGGCCTTTCCGGCCAACCCCCAGGAGAACGCGGCCATATTGTGGAGCTATTTTCTCTGGTCCAGCGGCGGCGAATTTTTTGACCGCCGTTGGCATCCGGCGCTCAGCAGCCGCATGGCCCAGAACGCGACCCAGCTCTACAACCAGATGCTCCAGGAATGCGCCCCTCCGGCGGTTGCCACCTGGCAGACGGAGGAGGCCGTCAATTTCTTCGTCAGCGGCCGTCTGGCGGCGATGATTCTCTGGTCCGGGGCGTCCGCCATTTTGGGTAATAATGAAAAGAGCCGGGTGGCGGGGAAGGTCGGTTATGCGCCGCTGCCAGCGGGCGATCTGGGGAAGGCAATTCCCCCCATGGAAGCGTGGGGAGCCATTGTCCCGAGCCGGAGCAAGCATATTTTGGCCGCCAAGAAGTTCTGCGAAGTGATGGTCGGCCGGGAAACGCTCGAAGCAGTGGCGTCCCTGGGAATCGCCCCCACCCCGGTGCCGGAGATCAACCAACGGTATGCCGAGGCCGCCCCTCATTCCTCTTTCGCCATCGCTACCCGGTTGCTGACCGTGGCCCGCGAGCAATCCGCCCTCCCGGAGAGTACTCAGCTGAACGCGATCATCGGTTCGGCTTTGAACGGCATTCTGACCGGCGCCGACGTCAAGGCCACCTTGGAGACGCTCGATCGGCAAGTAGATAGCATCATGCGGGTGAGCAAGTATTACCCGAAAGAGCCATAA
- a CDS encoding cache domain-containing sensor histidine kinase yields MKAVLKAFEDPLERWREWLKGRPWNTVQTTLIFYFGLLIVAPLLVLGIITYTVSSRTITGRVQTYVEQIIIKVKENIEYYFRDLQSLSYVISVNQDILAVLGDETGLDRWKEIAYQNKLKTFLAGLTSTRSEVTGIYLLSRNQRKIYSSGPPVLLSHLKRQGWFNRIIRSEVGVVISGAHSDDYVGQMLTPANKVVTYAQRIVDLDGQKDLGWILIDLDYAFVTKMLENIQLWDQGRIAILDSGRRVIYGEAQDARRYLDKSFDYLTLRDWGSYLQKIGNRTELLVFQTAAPCGWKVLFMVPYHILQRENLFIRNLTLGMALCLLLVSIYFAVLFSRKISGPIKLLCSSMREVENNNLDVSLKLQSMNEFNELAASHNHMVKEIKTLMSGIYEAQKKKRQAELNVLQAQINPHFLYNTLDSLRWLAKIRQVEEISDIISALENLLRASIGKNDDLIPIDQEVENVRNFLAILLFRYGNSFTVEYAIDPKVAEFLAPRFILQPIVENAVYHGLDGVLDGRLRIGIAIEAGVVRFEVIDNGPGIEPERARLVMEGKVGSDHRFSGLGIKNVDERIKLNFGPDYGLQIENIKPSGTRVTIRIPCTRRLGKRKPLQ; encoded by the coding sequence ATGAAAGCAGTGTTAAAAGCGTTTGAGGATCCTTTGGAGCGGTGGCGGGAATGGCTGAAAGGCCGTCCGTGGAACACGGTTCAAACTACGTTGATCTTCTATTTCGGGCTGCTGATCGTGGCGCCGCTCCTGGTGCTCGGCATTATTACCTATACGGTCTCCTCCAGGACGATTACCGGACGGGTGCAGACCTATGTCGAGCAGATCATTATCAAGGTGAAGGAGAATATCGAGTATTATTTCCGGGACCTGCAAAGCCTCTCCTATGTTATCTCGGTCAACCAGGATATCCTGGCGGTATTGGGGGACGAGACGGGGCTGGATCGCTGGAAGGAGATCGCCTACCAGAACAAACTCAAGACCTTTCTGGCCGGTCTGACCAGCACCCGCTCCGAAGTGACCGGGATTTACCTGCTCTCCCGGAACCAGCGCAAGATCTATTCGAGCGGGCCGCCGGTATTGCTCAGCCATTTGAAACGGCAGGGGTGGTTCAACCGGATCATCCGTTCCGAAGTGGGAGTGGTGATCAGCGGCGCCCACTCCGACGATTATGTCGGCCAGATGCTGACTCCCGCCAATAAGGTGGTCACCTATGCGCAACGAATCGTGGATCTGGACGGTCAAAAGGATCTGGGCTGGATTCTGATCGACCTGGATTATGCCTTCGTCACCAAGATGCTGGAGAATATCCAACTGTGGGATCAGGGGCGGATCGCCATTCTGGACTCCGGCCGGCGGGTGATTTACGGTGAAGCGCAGGACGCCCGGCGTTACCTGGACAAAAGCTTCGACTACCTGACCTTGCGCGACTGGGGCAGCTATCTGCAGAAGATCGGCAACCGCACCGAGCTTCTGGTCTTTCAGACCGCGGCGCCTTGCGGCTGGAAGGTTCTTTTCATGGTGCCGTACCACATTTTGCAGCGGGAGAACCTTTTCATCCGCAATCTGACCCTGGGGATGGCGCTCTGCCTGTTGCTGGTCTCCATCTATTTCGCGGTGCTTTTCTCCAGAAAGATCTCGGGCCCGATCAAGCTGCTGTGCTCGTCGATGCGGGAAGTCGAAAACAACAACCTGGATGTCTCGCTCAAGCTTCAGAGCATGAATGAGTTTAACGAGTTGGCCGCCAGCCACAACCATATGGTCAAAGAGATCAAGACGTTGATGTCCGGGATCTACGAAGCCCAAAAAAAGAAACGCCAGGCCGAGCTGAATGTGTTGCAGGCGCAAATCAATCCGCATTTTCTCTACAACACCCTGGATTCCCTGCGCTGGCTGGCGAAGATCCGGCAGGTGGAGGAGATCAGCGACATCATTTCGGCCCTGGAGAATCTGCTTCGGGCCAGCATCGGCAAGAACGACGACCTGATCCCCATCGATCAGGAGGTGGAGAATGTCCGCAATTTCCTGGCCATTTTGCTCTTCCGCTACGGCAACAGCTTCACCGTCGAGTATGCCATTGACCCCAAAGTTGCGGAGTTTTTGGCGCCGCGCTTCATCTTGCAGCCGATTGTGGAGAATGCGGTCTATCACGGGCTGGACGGAGTCTTGGACGGCCGCTTGCGGATCGGCATCGCCATCGAGGCCGGCGTGGTACGTTTCGAGGTCATCGACAACGGACCCGGGATCGAGCCCGAGCGGGCGCGGCTGGTGATGGAGGGAAAAGTCGGAAGCGACCATCGTTTCAGCGGCCTGGGAATCAAAAATGTGGATGAGCGGATCAAACTGAACTTCGGGCCGGATTACGGCTTGCAGATCGAGAATATCAAGCCCTCCGGGACCCGGGTCACCATCCGCATCCCCTGTACCCGAAGACTGGGAAAGAGGAAACCGCTCCAATGA
- a CDS encoding aspartyl-phosphate phosphatase Spo0E family protein — MSIGKEPGSLKTLREQIKIARDRMQQLWDEKGHTDTEVINASIELDDLINEYHRKTD; from the coding sequence ATGTCAATCGGTAAAGAGCCCGGTTCTTTAAAAACTCTTCGGGAACAAATCAAGATTGCCCGCGACCGAATGCAGCAATTATGGGATGAAAAAGGCCATACCGATACCGAAGTTATCAACGCTAGTATTGAGTTGGATGACTTAATCAATGAATATCACCGGAAGACTGACTGA
- a CDS encoding helix-turn-helix domain-containing protein: MRRPKKFTEQYREIGRKIAFYRNLRGLSQEALAEKIEVSVSHISKIEAPQANTSLSLDMLYLIAEGLDIDIAAFFNPIEISSPYMKK, from the coding sequence TTGCGCAGACCCAAAAAATTCACCGAACAATACCGAGAAATCGGAAGAAAAATAGCTTTTTACCGTAACCTTCGCGGATTATCGCAGGAGGCTCTCGCTGAAAAAATCGAAGTCAGCGTGAGTCATATTAGTAAAATTGAAGCTCCCCAGGCGAATACTTCGTTGTCGCTGGATATGTTGTACCTGATTGCCGAAGGATTAGATATCGACATCGCAGCATTCTTTAATCCGATTGAAATAAGCAGTCCTTACATGAAGAAGTGA